A stretch of Leucobacter aridicollis DNA encodes these proteins:
- the hisH gene encoding imidazole glycerol phosphate synthase subunit HisH, translated as MSASGAPRVAVLDYGSGNVHSAVKALIRAGAEVELTADPQAVLDADGLFVPGVGAFDAVMAQLRAIQGHELIGRRLAGGRPVLGVCVGLQVMFERGIERGVETEGLGEWPGTVRQLEAPTLPHMGWNTVSAPEDSVLLRGLGDERFYFVHSNAATAWTLEGRSTATAPKVTWSEYGEPFVAAVENGPLSATQFHPEKSGEAGIQLLRNWITSLTPTRTPKEN; from the coding sequence GTGAGCGCAAGCGGCGCACCGCGCGTCGCCGTGCTCGACTACGGGTCGGGCAACGTGCACTCTGCGGTGAAGGCACTCATTCGTGCCGGCGCCGAAGTGGAGCTCACCGCCGACCCGCAGGCCGTGTTGGACGCCGACGGGCTGTTCGTGCCCGGCGTCGGCGCATTCGACGCGGTGATGGCGCAGCTGCGCGCGATCCAGGGGCACGAGCTCATTGGTCGGCGGCTCGCCGGTGGCCGCCCGGTCCTCGGCGTCTGCGTCGGGCTCCAGGTGATGTTCGAGCGTGGGATCGAGCGGGGCGTCGAGACCGAGGGGCTTGGCGAGTGGCCGGGCACGGTTCGCCAGCTCGAGGCGCCGACGTTGCCGCACATGGGCTGGAACACGGTGTCCGCGCCGGAGGACTCGGTGCTGCTGCGCGGCCTCGGCGACGAGCGGTTCTACTTCGTGCACTCGAACGCTGCGACCGCGTGGACGCTCGAGGGCCGCTCCACGGCGACGGCACCCAAGGTGACCTGGTCTGAGTACGGCGAACCCTTTGTCGCCGCCGTCGAGAACGGCCCGCTGAGCGCCACCCAGTTTCACCCAGAGAAGTCCGGCGAGGCCGGCATCCAGCTGCTGCGCAACTGGATCACCTCGCTGACCCCCACCCGCACCCCCAAGGAGAACTGA
- the hisB gene encoding imidazoleglycerol-phosphate dehydratase HisB, with protein sequence MTAAARIATLERATSESAIRLSLNLDGTGEADVETGVPFFDHMLTAFARHSLTDLTVRAEGDVHIDVHHTVEDTGILLGQAILEALGDKSGISRYGDAFVPLDEALAQAVVDISGRPYLVHSGEPAGFEFHLIGGHFTGSMVRHFFEAITLNARLSVHLRLIEGRDPHHIAEAEFKAFARAFRTAKAKDPLVTGIPSTKGAL encoded by the coding sequence ATGACCGCAGCTGCACGCATCGCGACGCTTGAACGCGCCACCAGTGAGTCCGCTATTCGCCTGAGCCTGAACCTCGATGGCACCGGTGAGGCCGATGTCGAAACCGGGGTGCCGTTCTTCGACCATATGCTGACTGCGTTCGCGCGCCACTCGCTCACCGACCTGACGGTGCGCGCGGAAGGCGACGTCCATATCGACGTGCACCACACCGTCGAAGACACCGGGATCCTGCTCGGCCAGGCGATCCTTGAGGCGCTCGGCGACAAGAGCGGTATCTCGCGCTACGGCGACGCGTTCGTGCCGCTCGACGAGGCACTCGCCCAGGCGGTCGTCGACATCTCGGGCAGGCCCTACCTCGTCCACTCCGGCGAGCCCGCCGGCTTCGAGTTCCACCTCATCGGCGGCCACTTCACGGGCTCGATGGTGCGCCACTTCTTTGAAGCGATCACGCTGAACGCGCGGCTGTCTGTGCACCTGCGGCTCATCGAGGGCCGCGACCCGCACCACATCGCCGAGGCCGAGTTCAAGGCGTTCGCGCGCGCGTTCCGCACCGCGAAGGCGAAGGATCCGCTGGTGACAGGCATCCCCTCGACGAAGGGCGCCCTGTGA
- a CDS encoding cytochrome c biogenesis CcdA family protein, protein MDLSLLGAFLGGTLALLSPCSVMVLPAFFAYAFHSPRELFSRTGGFFLGLATALVPLGLLAGTLGAWVAAHRSGIMTWVLVLVIVLGAVMVLGIPIPALTRQQSAKGTSVASVYALGAVYGLAGGCAGPIFGAVLAMAAFGGNALMGGATMLLYAAGMTVPLLLLALLWTRIPGVRKLMRPRELVIGRWRNAWSNIIGGLLTIAVGVFMLVTDGAQKFSGVLDASTQAGLEADVMRATSGISNLLVLAVGGAIALAIWGVMRWRARQRETDAAR, encoded by the coding sequence ATGGACCTGAGCCTGCTCGGCGCGTTCCTCGGGGGGACCCTCGCGCTTCTCAGCCCCTGCTCGGTCATGGTGCTGCCGGCGTTCTTCGCCTACGCGTTCCACAGCCCGCGTGAGCTGTTCTCCCGCACGGGAGGGTTCTTCCTCGGCCTAGCGACCGCGCTCGTACCGCTCGGCCTGCTCGCCGGCACGCTCGGTGCGTGGGTTGCCGCGCACCGGAGCGGGATTATGACGTGGGTGCTCGTGCTCGTGATCGTGTTGGGAGCCGTGATGGTGCTTGGCATCCCGATCCCTGCCCTCACTAGGCAGCAGAGCGCCAAGGGAACTTCGGTGGCCTCCGTGTACGCGCTCGGCGCCGTGTATGGGCTGGCCGGCGGGTGCGCCGGGCCGATCTTCGGTGCCGTCCTCGCGATGGCCGCCTTCGGCGGGAATGCGCTCATGGGCGGCGCCACGATGCTGCTCTACGCCGCGGGTATGACCGTTCCGCTGCTGCTGCTCGCGCTCCTGTGGACGAGGATCCCTGGCGTGCGCAAGCTCATGCGGCCCCGCGAGCTCGTGATCGGACGTTGGCGCAACGCCTGGTCCAACATCATTGGCGGGCTCCTCACCATCGCCGTCGGCGTCTTCATGCTCGTGACCGACGGTGCGCAGAAGTTCTCGGGAGTGCTCGACGCGAGCACGCAGGCCGGCCTCGAGGCCGACGTCATGCGGGCGACCTCGGGTATCTCCAACCTGCTGGTGCTTGCCGTTGGCGGGGCGATCGCGCTCGCGATTTGGGGTGTGATGCGCTGGCGGGCGCGGCAGCGGGAGACCGACGCCGCGCGGTAG
- a CDS encoding DsbA family protein has translation MPQPIESLDRPALERRYRRMRLATVILAAVALLLVAALGAQGLQGSAGGSGANGSTTGQGSQTEGVGGDGEQPADTCPVVDRLDPDDPRALGDIDAPVVLHEWTDFRCPYCGSFSRDTLPVLIEEYVETGKVRLEIHDAALVGGENSILIAAASRAAGEQGKYFEFYDAVYHAPESAQDANGELTLETLVSFAKDVGVADIAAFTADVEGGKFEDAVRKDTAEAQSIGVTGVPFFATTGCGQVMSGAQPVDTFRAQLDAAIADAEK, from the coding sequence ATGCCCCAGCCCATTGAGTCACTCGACCGTCCCGCCCTTGAACGCCGCTATCGCCGCATGCGCCTGGCGACGGTGATCCTCGCGGCCGTCGCACTGCTGCTCGTCGCAGCACTCGGCGCTCAGGGACTGCAGGGATCTGCGGGCGGCTCGGGCGCGAACGGCTCGACGACCGGCCAGGGGAGCCAGACCGAGGGCGTCGGTGGCGACGGCGAGCAGCCCGCCGACACCTGCCCCGTCGTCGATCGTCTCGATCCCGACGACCCCCGCGCGCTCGGCGATATCGATGCGCCCGTCGTACTGCACGAGTGGACCGACTTCCGCTGCCCATACTGCGGGTCGTTCTCGCGCGATACGCTGCCCGTGCTCATCGAAGAGTACGTCGAGACCGGCAAGGTCAGGCTCGAGATCCACGACGCTGCGCTCGTCGGCGGCGAGAACTCGATCCTCATCGCTGCCGCATCTCGCGCGGCGGGTGAGCAGGGCAAGTACTTCGAGTTCTACGACGCGGTCTACCATGCCCCCGAGAGCGCGCAGGACGCCAACGGGGAGCTCACGCTCGAGACGCTCGTCTCGTTCGCGAAGGATGTTGGCGTGGCCGACATCGCAGCGTTCACCGCTGACGTCGAGGGTGGCAAGTTCGAGGATGCCGTGCGAAAGGACACCGCCGAGGCCCAGTCCATCGGCGTCACTGGTGTGCCGTTCTTCGCGACGACAGGCTGTGGCCAGGTCATGTCGGGCGCGCAGCCCGTCGACACGTTCCGCGCGCAGCTCGACGCGGCAATCGCAGACGCCGAGAAGTAA
- a CDS encoding histidinol-phosphate transaminase yields the protein MAELSDLPLRDNLVGKTPYGAPQAAVPVSLNVNENTHPLPEAFIAEATEALAAALRNVNRYPDREFMGLREALAGYLGHGLTPERVWAANGSNEVLQQILQAFGGPGRTLMSFTPTYSMYPLLADGTDTGYIGVPRNEDYTVTPELVVSAIAEHKPDIVVLCAPNNPTGTPMSLETILAAYEAFDGILIADEAYKEFDTENETAIALLDGRHRLIVSRTMSKAFAFAGVRLGYLAADSAVVDALRLVRLPYHLSGLTQAAATTAVKHADAMLATVDEIRAQRDRLAAALTSLGYVVHDSGSNFLLVGGFANPVEVFERLRAQGILVRDLNIAGHVRITAGTAEETSAVIAAITEFGPAGTV from the coding sequence GTGGCTGAATTGAGCGATCTCCCTCTCCGTGACAATCTCGTAGGCAAGACGCCGTACGGGGCACCGCAGGCCGCGGTGCCCGTGAGCCTCAATGTGAACGAGAACACGCATCCGCTTCCCGAGGCGTTTATCGCCGAGGCGACCGAAGCGCTCGCTGCCGCACTGCGCAACGTGAACCGTTACCCCGACCGCGAGTTCATGGGGCTGCGCGAGGCGCTCGCCGGTTACCTTGGCCACGGCCTCACCCCGGAGCGGGTGTGGGCCGCGAACGGTTCGAACGAGGTGCTTCAGCAGATCCTGCAGGCATTCGGCGGCCCGGGCCGCACCCTGATGAGCTTCACGCCGACCTACTCGATGTACCCGTTGCTCGCCGACGGCACCGACACCGGGTACATTGGCGTGCCGCGCAACGAGGACTACACGGTGACGCCCGAACTTGTCGTCTCGGCGATCGCCGAACACAAGCCCGACATCGTCGTGCTCTGCGCGCCCAACAACCCGACCGGAACACCCATGTCGCTCGAGACGATCCTCGCAGCGTATGAGGCGTTCGACGGCATCCTCATCGCTGACGAGGCCTACAAGGAGTTCGACACCGAGAACGAGACCGCGATCGCGTTGCTCGACGGACGCCACCGCCTCATCGTCAGCAGGACGATGAGCAAGGCGTTCGCCTTTGCGGGCGTCCGCCTCGGCTACCTCGCCGCAGATAGCGCCGTCGTGGACGCGCTCCGCCTCGTGCGGCTCCCGTATCACCTCTCAGGGCTCACGCAGGCGGCGGCAACCACAGCGGTGAAGCACGCCGACGCGATGCTCGCGACCGTCGACGAGATTCGCGCTCAGCGCGACAGGCTCGCAGCCGCGCTCACGAGCCTCGGGTATGTCGTGCATGACTCGGGCTCTAACTTCCTGCTCGTCGGCGGCTTTGCCAATCCGGTCGAGGTGTTCGAGCGGCTTCGCGCGCAGGGCATTCTCGTGCGCGACCTCAACATCGCCGGACACGTGCGCATCACGGCCGGCACCGCCGAGGAAACCTCCGCCGTTATCGCCGCAATCACCGAGTTCGGCCCAGCCGGCACCGTATAG
- a CDS encoding LysM peptidoglycan-binding domain-containing protein encodes MTATATVTAVGPRIDADRAGVHAVFSSTATATRAAQSARPAAAPKTRLRLTRRGRAVFGGLATVLIAGALGVAASFAAPGAIANGAASSQEFPYVVAQSGDSLWSIASALEPTADPRDVVAEIQRLNQIQASDLQAGDAIAVPLRFAGSEATFPASDL; translated from the coding sequence ATGACTGCAACAGCAACTGTCACCGCAGTGGGCCCCCGCATCGACGCAGATCGGGCCGGCGTGCACGCTGTCTTTTCTTCAACCGCCACCGCGACCCGAGCTGCCCAGTCGGCGCGACCCGCGGCCGCACCCAAGACGCGGCTGCGACTGACCCGGCGCGGGCGCGCTGTGTTTGGTGGTCTCGCGACCGTGCTGATTGCGGGGGCGCTCGGTGTCGCGGCATCGTTCGCGGCGCCGGGGGCCATCGCGAACGGGGCTGCCAGCTCGCAGGAGTTCCCGTACGTTGTGGCCCAGTCGGGTGACTCGCTGTGGAGCATCGCGTCCGCCCTCGAGCCGACCGCCGATCCCCGCGACGTTGTGGCTGAGATCCAGCGCCTGAATCAGATCCAGGCCTCGGACCTGCAGGCCGGCGACGCCATCGCCGTCCCGCTGCGCTTTGCGGGCAGCGAGGCCACCTTCCCCGCCTCCGACCTCTAA
- the lexA gene encoding transcriptional repressor LexA — protein MSDLASPPQKPLTEKQQAILEFIARSVESRGYPPSMREIGDAVGLSSLSSVTHQLSRLELGGYIRRDPNRPRALEILVELAVTSSAIADAPATETQETAYVPLVGQIAAGVPITADQQVEEVVPLPRQLVGDGQLFMLKVVGDSMIDAAICDGDFVVVRQQREADNGDIVAAMLDGEATVKVFRRRDGHTWLLPRNSAFEPILGDHAEVLGKVVAVFRSV, from the coding sequence ATGAGCGATCTGGCCTCACCCCCACAGAAGCCGTTGACCGAAAAGCAGCAGGCGATCCTCGAGTTCATCGCGCGCTCCGTTGAGTCCCGGGGCTACCCGCCGAGCATGCGCGAGATCGGCGACGCCGTTGGCCTGTCGTCACTGTCGAGCGTCACCCACCAGCTCAGCCGGCTCGAACTCGGCGGTTACATCCGGCGCGACCCCAATCGCCCACGCGCGCTCGAGATCCTCGTCGAACTCGCGGTGACGAGCAGCGCCATCGCTGACGCGCCGGCCACCGAGACGCAGGAGACCGCGTACGTTCCCCTGGTCGGCCAGATCGCCGCCGGCGTTCCGATCACCGCTGACCAGCAGGTCGAGGAGGTCGTGCCGCTCCCCCGCCAACTCGTCGGCGACGGTCAGCTTTTCATGCTCAAGGTCGTCGGCGATTCGATGATTGACGCCGCGATCTGCGACGGCGACTTCGTCGTCGTGCGCCAGCAGCGGGAGGCAGATAACGGCGACATCGTGGCTGCGATGCTCGACGGCGAGGCGACAGTGAAGGTATTCCGGCGCCGCGACGGCCACACGTGGCTACTGCCCCGCAACAGTGCCTTCGAGCCCATCCTCGGCGATCACGCCGAGGTGCTCGGCAAGGTCGTCGCGGTCTTCCGCTCGGTCTAG
- the lipB gene encoding lipoyl(octanoyl) transferase LipB, with the protein MRAPADLADPPPIPSGSPLPEFSDLFPDLVPYRTGLALQQAAADRVTTGADSGTVIFLEHEAVFTAGRRAERSEYPTGDTPVVPVNRGGRVTWHGPGQLVAYPIIRLANGLGGADLVHAMEGALIATAAEFGVVGHLIDGRTGVWVSQGPATGQAPPAKLAQIGIHVGRRIVTHGVALNCSNDLAVFETFTPCGISDAGVTSLTRETGRTVTPADAYPALRRHLFPVIERFVA; encoded by the coding sequence ATGCGCGCTCCAGCCGATCTCGCCGACCCACCGCCCATCCCGTCAGGCTCACCGTTGCCAGAATTCTCGGACCTCTTTCCCGATCTCGTGCCGTACCGCACCGGGCTCGCACTCCAGCAGGCCGCGGCCGACCGTGTCACGACCGGCGCCGACTCCGGCACGGTCATCTTCCTCGAACACGAGGCGGTATTCACCGCCGGGCGGCGCGCAGAGCGCAGCGAGTATCCAACAGGCGATACCCCGGTTGTGCCCGTCAACCGCGGCGGCAGGGTGACCTGGCACGGCCCCGGCCAGCTCGTCGCCTATCCAATCATTCGGCTCGCGAACGGTCTCGGCGGGGCCGACCTCGTGCACGCCATGGAGGGCGCGCTCATCGCGACCGCCGCCGAATTCGGCGTTGTCGGCCACCTGATCGACGGCCGCACCGGCGTCTGGGTGTCCCAGGGGCCGGCGACCGGGCAGGCGCCGCCCGCAAAACTCGCGCAGATCGGGATCCACGTTGGCCGGCGCATCGTCACCCACGGAGTGGCGCTGAACTGCAGCAACGACCTCGCCGTCTTCGAGACGTTCACGCCCTGCGGTATCTCCGACGCAGGGGTGACCTCACTCACCCGAGAGACAGGCAGAACTGTCACCCCCGCGGACGCCTACCCGGCACTTCGCCGCCACCTCTTCCCCGTCATCGAAAGGTTCGTCGCGTGA
- the lipA gene encoding lipoyl synthase has protein sequence MSIKVLPSTGDRPEPEERRLLRVEAKNAETPIERKPEWIKTRARTGPEYRAVQQLVKQEGLHTVCAEAGCPNIYECWEDREATFLIGGSICTRRCDFCQITSGKPLPLDRDEPRRVAESVRTMGLRYATITGVTRDDLPDTGAWLYAETIRQIHELNPGAGVEVLADDLGGRPEDLAQVFEAAPEVFAHNLETVPRIFRRIRPGFRYERSLGVLSQARAAGMITKSNLILGMGETRDEISAAMAELRDAGCDILTLTQYLRPSKLHHPIDRWVRPEEFVELTVEAEALGFDGVLAGPLVRSSYRAGRLWAQTMARKGNDLPAALAHLADPAAAAGHPAGGALGFPQAVAAL, from the coding sequence GTGAGCATCAAAGTTCTCCCCTCGACCGGCGACCGGCCCGAGCCGGAGGAGCGCCGACTCCTCCGCGTCGAGGCAAAGAACGCCGAGACCCCGATCGAGCGCAAGCCCGAGTGGATCAAGACGCGCGCCCGCACCGGGCCCGAATATCGCGCGGTGCAGCAGCTTGTGAAACAGGAAGGCCTGCACACGGTGTGCGCCGAAGCCGGCTGTCCGAACATTTACGAGTGCTGGGAGGATCGCGAGGCGACGTTCCTCATCGGCGGGTCCATCTGCACCAGGAGATGCGACTTCTGCCAGATCACCTCGGGGAAGCCGCTGCCGCTCGACCGCGACGAGCCCCGCCGGGTCGCCGAGTCGGTCCGCACCATGGGGCTGCGCTACGCGACGATCACCGGCGTGACGCGCGACGACCTCCCAGACACCGGGGCCTGGCTCTACGCCGAAACCATTCGCCAGATTCACGAACTCAACCCTGGCGCCGGGGTCGAGGTCCTCGCCGACGACCTGGGCGGCCGCCCAGAGGATCTCGCGCAGGTTTTCGAGGCCGCACCTGAGGTCTTCGCTCACAACCTCGAGACGGTGCCGCGCATTTTCCGCAGGATCAGACCGGGCTTCCGCTACGAACGCTCACTCGGGGTACTCTCCCAGGCGCGTGCGGCGGGCATGATTACGAAGTCAAACCTCATCCTCGGCATGGGCGAGACGCGGGACGAGATCAGCGCGGCGATGGCGGAACTCCGCGACGCCGGGTGCGACATTCTCACCCTGACCCAGTACCTGCGCCCCTCGAAACTGCACCACCCCATCGATCGCTGGGTGCGTCCCGAGGAGTTTGTCGAACTCACGGTCGAGGCAGAGGCGCTCGGATTCGATGGCGTTCTCGCCGGCCCGCTCGTGCGCTCGTCATACCGCGCGGGGCGGCTCTGGGCGCAGACCATGGCTCGCAAGGGCAACGACCTCCCCGCAGCGCTCGCACACCTCGCGGACCCCGCAGCCGCCGCCGGTCACCCCGCGGGCGGGGCGCTCGGCTTTCCGCAGGCGGTGGCGGCGCTGTAG
- a CDS encoding methylenetetrahydrofolate reductase gives MNATLLTGSAPTRARFSFEVFPARSGAAALALGNSVQHLSAVGPDFISVTYGANGSHRDASLDLLAYLREHTDALPLAHLTTVRESRETIRDTIHRIMDAGIHDFLALRGDPPRGLDESSPEVAGSLSALELTELIAEARAERPAFTSVGRTAVAAYPNGHPLSRGQSADIDWLLAKEAAGAQFAITQLFFGADEYLGFADAARDAGLQMPLLPGLMPVSTSGQLRKVASLAGRPAPAGLERAMEEAGGYAPELGVEHTINLARELLAGGAPSIHLYTFNRHEQVLAVLSELDLLPTP, from the coding sequence GTGAACGCGACCCTGCTCACGGGGAGCGCGCCGACCCGCGCGCGTTTCTCGTTTGAGGTGTTCCCCGCGCGGTCAGGCGCCGCTGCGCTCGCGCTTGGCAACTCGGTGCAGCACCTGTCTGCCGTCGGGCCCGACTTCATCTCCGTCACGTACGGCGCCAACGGCTCACATCGTGACGCGTCGCTCGACCTGCTCGCCTACCTGCGGGAGCACACGGACGCGCTCCCGCTCGCGCACTTGACGACGGTGCGCGAGTCGCGTGAGACGATCCGCGACACGATCCACCGCATCATGGACGCCGGGATTCATGACTTCCTCGCGCTGCGGGGCGACCCGCCGCGCGGGCTTGATGAGTCGAGCCCGGAGGTTGCCGGTTCGCTCAGCGCGCTCGAACTCACCGAGCTCATCGCTGAGGCGCGGGCTGAGCGTCCGGCGTTCACGAGCGTCGGCCGCACCGCGGTCGCGGCGTACCCGAACGGTCATCCGTTGTCGCGCGGCCAGTCGGCAGACATCGACTGGCTGCTCGCGAAGGAGGCGGCGGGCGCCCAGTTCGCGATCACTCAGCTCTTCTTCGGCGCCGACGAATACCTCGGCTTCGCGGACGCGGCGCGCGACGCCGGACTGCAGATGCCGCTGCTTCCCGGGCTGATGCCGGTGTCGACGAGCGGGCAGTTGCGCAAGGTTGCATCGCTCGCGGGGAGGCCAGCGCCCGCTGGCCTCGAACGCGCCATGGAGGAGGCCGGGGGATACGCCCCGGAGCTCGGGGTCGAGCACACGATCAACCTCGCACGCGAGCTCCTCGCGGGCGGCGCGCCTTCCATTCACCTGTACACGTTCAACCGGCATGAGCAGGTCCTCGCCGTGCTCAGCGAACTCGACCTGCTGCCGACGCCGTAG
- the metE gene encoding 5-methyltetrahydropteroyltriglutamate--homocysteine S-methyltransferase yields the protein MTAAPLPQATILGYPRIGRRRELKRAVESFWAGRISEPELQQTAAQLRAATRARLVELGLPAAGAAVPESFSFYDQVLDATLAVGAIPSRFGAPTGSDLDTYFRLARGDAEHQPLEMTKWFDTNYHYSVPEIDGETGFAANATALVEQFREAQEQGIETRPVLVGPVTYLLLAKASDAAADGFDPIDRLDDLVGVYAALLEALAAAGVSWVQLDEPALVSDSLRVTREETLGLVERAYAVLGGAGTRPRILIAAPYGNSAAALTRLGALPVEAVHADLVRGSLPDAALADGSLAQAFAGTQLVAGVVDGRNIWRTDLRGAFAQLTQLTDAGIATVVGTSNNLQHVPHDVRDETKLEGRLRSWLAFADQKVEQVAILARGLAEGAAAIEPELAEVDRVLADRDAAPGVHSDPIRARVAASGDDDRTRVTEEDRRAAQQDLGIPHLATTTIGSFPQTPEIRKARAAFVRGEIDEAAYEGFLREEIASVIRLQEEIGLDVLVHGEAERNDMVQYFAELLDGFAVTEHGWVQSYGSRATRPSILWGDVSRPAPMTVRWSEYAQSLTDRPVKGMLTGPVTILAWSFVRDDQPLSDTAAQVALALRDEIEDLVDAGITIVQVDEPALRELLPLDRDRQAAYLDWSVGAFRLATGGARAGVQIHTHLCYSEFGEIIDAVDGLDADVTSIEAARSRMDVVQPLGDHGYSRGIGPGVYDIHSPRVPGVDEQTELIRIAAARIPGEQLWVNPDCGLKTRGYDETVASLTNLVLAAKAVRAEA from the coding sequence ATGACCGCTGCACCACTGCCACAGGCCACGATTCTCGGCTACCCGCGGATCGGCAGGCGGCGCGAGCTCAAGCGTGCCGTTGAGTCGTTCTGGGCTGGGCGCATCTCGGAGCCTGAGCTGCAGCAGACCGCGGCGCAGCTGCGGGCGGCGACGCGGGCCAGGCTCGTCGAACTCGGTCTCCCCGCGGCGGGCGCGGCGGTCCCCGAGAGCTTCAGCTTCTACGACCAGGTGCTCGATGCGACGCTCGCGGTTGGCGCGATCCCGTCCCGCTTCGGCGCCCCGACGGGTTCGGACCTCGACACCTACTTCAGGCTCGCACGCGGCGACGCCGAGCATCAGCCGCTTGAGATGACGAAGTGGTTCGACACGAACTACCACTACAGCGTGCCCGAGATCGATGGGGAGACCGGCTTCGCCGCGAACGCGACCGCGCTCGTCGAGCAGTTCCGTGAGGCGCAGGAGCAGGGCATCGAAACGCGGCCCGTGCTCGTCGGTCCCGTCACCTACCTGCTGCTCGCGAAGGCGTCCGACGCGGCGGCCGACGGCTTCGACCCGATCGACAGGCTCGACGATCTCGTCGGCGTGTACGCGGCGCTGCTGGAGGCGCTCGCCGCAGCCGGCGTCTCCTGGGTGCAGCTCGACGAGCCGGCCCTTGTCTCGGACTCGCTGCGCGTGACGCGCGAGGAGACACTGGGCCTGGTCGAGCGCGCCTACGCGGTGTTGGGCGGGGCGGGTACGCGGCCCCGGATCCTGATCGCCGCGCCCTACGGGAACTCGGCGGCGGCCCTCACGCGCCTCGGGGCGCTCCCTGTCGAGGCCGTGCACGCGGACCTCGTGCGCGGCTCGCTCCCGGACGCCGCGCTCGCCGACGGCTCGCTCGCTCAGGCGTTCGCGGGGACGCAGCTCGTTGCCGGCGTCGTCGACGGCCGGAACATTTGGCGCACCGACCTGCGCGGTGCGTTCGCGCAGCTCACCCAGCTGACGGACGCGGGCATCGCCACCGTCGTCGGAACCTCGAACAACCTGCAGCACGTGCCGCACGACGTGCGCGACGAGACCAAGCTTGAGGGCCGCCTCCGGTCGTGGCTCGCGTTCGCCGATCAGAAGGTCGAGCAGGTCGCGATTCTCGCCCGCGGGCTCGCCGAGGGGGCCGCAGCGATCGAGCCCGAACTCGCCGAGGTCGACCGCGTGCTCGCCGACCGCGACGCCGCGCCTGGCGTGCACAGCGATCCGATTCGCGCGCGCGTCGCCGCGTCGGGGGACGACGACCGCACCCGTGTGACCGAGGAGGATCGGCGCGCCGCGCAGCAGGATCTCGGGATCCCGCACCTCGCGACGACAACGATCGGCTCGTTCCCCCAGACTCCCGAGATTCGCAAGGCACGCGCCGCGTTCGTGCGCGGCGAGATCGACGAGGCGGCATATGAGGGGTTCCTGCGCGAAGAGATCGCGAGCGTGATCCGGCTGCAGGAGGAGATCGGGCTCGACGTGCTCGTGCACGGTGAGGCGGAGCGCAATGACATGGTCCAGTACTTTGCCGAGCTGCTCGACGGGTTCGCCGTCACGGAGCACGGCTGGGTGCAGTCCTACGGGAGCCGTGCGACGCGGCCGTCGATTCTGTGGGGCGACGTTTCGCGCCCCGCGCCGATGACGGTGCGCTGGTCAGAATACGCGCAGTCGCTCACTGACCGGCCCGTGAAGGGCATGCTCACCGGCCCCGTCACGATCCTCGCGTGGTCGTTCGTGCGCGACGACCAGCCGCTCAGCGACACGGCCGCGCAGGTTGCGCTCGCGCTGCGCGATGAGATCGAGGATCTGGTGGACGCCGGCATCACGATCGTGCAGGTCGACGAGCCCGCCCTGCGCGAGCTGCTGCCGCTCGACCGCGACAGGCAGGCGGCCTACCTGGACTGGTCGGTTGGCGCATTCCGGCTCGCGACGGGTGGCGCCCGGGCCGGGGTGCAGATCCACACGCACCTCTGTTACTCGGAGTTCGGCGAGATCATTGACGCCGTCGACGGCCTCGACGCAGACGTCACCTCGATCGAGGCGGCGCGCAGCCGCATGGACGTCGTGCAGCCGCTCGGCGACCACGGCTACTCGCGCGGCATCGGCCCGGGCGTCTACGACATCCACTCACCCCGCGTGCCGGGCGTCGACGAGCAGACGGAACTCATCAGGATCGCCGCTGCCCGCATTCCGGGGGAGCAGCTCTGGGTGAACCCCGACTGCGGCCTGAAGACGCGCGGCTACGACGAGACCGTCGCGAGCCTCACGAACCTCGTGCTGGCCGCGAAGGCCGTCCGCGCGGAGGCGTAG